A part of Paenibacillus sp. IHBB 10380 genomic DNA contains:
- the spoIIE gene encoding stage II sporulation protein E, translated as MMDKKNVVQFPGVNMAERRGVATDISFISRMTQGRVIQRTIHFFEAKKWMLLLVFMGFLLGKAMILDELSPFALAFFAVITFMRRDYLPVVFVAIIAGSLFAPFPVSLIVAAELLIFYFIHKGLESFEHAEISYAPLMVFVSTFCVNLFHVMIGPSFTWYAFLMLTLDAVLSFVLTLVFIQAVPIFTYRKKNYQLKNEEILCLIILLASVMTGLVGWSIYSLSIEHVLSRYLILVFALVGGASLGASVGVVTGLILSLADISAIYQMSLLAFSGMLAGMLREGRRATVAIGMLLGSSVLSIYFLGPGDVMTSTWETCAAIILFILTPKTIIAMISKYVPGTQDHTKSQHEYAKRVRDLTAERVTQFSQVFKQLSHSFGQVSGTAEVSTRTEEKDHFMNAVTEGACSKCFKQQHCWDAKFYQTYKYMSEMMGAVEDNPDIAANKLPSEWNKVCHKAGDVLEVMKKQYHLFQHDMQWKRQIYDSRHLVADQLSGVSQVMEDLAREIKREGQAMYQQEEQIREALEKMGLSIQAIDIISLDSGKVEIEIVHAYTRGYDECRKIIAPLLSDILGEHIAVSQEIPGNTRDGLVTVVFGSAKTFEITTGVAGAAKGGDIFSGDSFSTVELGNGTFAVALSDGMGNGERARQESSTALDILEQLLQSGMDEKLAIKSVNSILLLRSPDEIYATIDVALIDQYTAETTFMKIGSTPSFIKRGNEVIVVSASNLPVGIIQDIEVDLVTLQLQASDIVIMMTDGLYDAPGYAVNKELWMKRIIQEIESDDPQFIADCLLEKVIRYQQNQIQDDMTVVVGKVERFHPAWATLHVPGLERMERPRTVS; from the coding sequence ATCATGGACAAAAAGAATGTAGTGCAATTTCCTGGCGTAAATATGGCAGAAAGACGAGGAGTAGCTACGGACATTAGCTTCATCTCAAGAATGACGCAAGGGCGCGTTATTCAACGAACAATTCATTTTTTTGAAGCTAAGAAATGGATGCTATTGTTAGTCTTCATGGGATTCTTACTTGGAAAAGCGATGATTTTGGACGAGCTATCCCCCTTTGCGTTAGCATTTTTTGCAGTCATTACTTTCATGCGTCGGGATTATCTTCCGGTCGTCTTTGTTGCCATTATTGCGGGTAGTTTATTTGCGCCCTTTCCGGTATCACTCATCGTTGCTGCAGAACTTCTTATTTTCTACTTTATTCATAAAGGGTTAGAGTCCTTCGAACATGCTGAAATTTCGTATGCGCCTCTAATGGTGTTTGTCTCCACATTCTGTGTTAACTTGTTTCATGTCATGATTGGCCCTTCTTTCACTTGGTATGCATTTCTTATGTTGACGCTAGATGCGGTTCTGAGTTTTGTCCTCACACTAGTCTTTATACAAGCCGTTCCTATATTTACATATCGAAAGAAGAATTATCAGCTTAAAAATGAAGAAATCCTATGCTTAATTATTCTACTTGCATCTGTCATGACGGGGTTAGTGGGTTGGAGTATTTACTCTCTATCCATCGAGCATGTACTATCACGTTATCTCATTCTCGTATTCGCCTTGGTGGGAGGTGCATCACTAGGGGCATCGGTCGGTGTAGTTACGGGTCTGATCCTAAGCCTTGCTGACATTTCTGCCATATATCAAATGAGTCTTCTTGCTTTCTCTGGCATGCTGGCAGGTATGCTACGTGAGGGGCGCCGAGCTACGGTAGCTATAGGAATGCTACTGGGGTCGTCTGTCCTCTCCATCTATTTCCTTGGTCCGGGTGATGTCATGACCTCGACATGGGAAACTTGTGCTGCCATTATCCTTTTTATACTAACTCCTAAGACGATTATTGCTATGATTTCTAAATATGTACCTGGTACACAGGATCATACGAAGTCACAACATGAATATGCGAAACGGGTGCGCGATCTAACAGCAGAGCGGGTCACCCAATTCTCACAAGTATTCAAACAGCTATCTCATAGCTTTGGACAAGTATCGGGTACAGCTGAGGTGAGTACACGCACTGAGGAGAAGGATCATTTCATGAATGCTGTCACAGAAGGGGCTTGCTCTAAATGCTTCAAACAGCAACATTGCTGGGATGCAAAGTTCTACCAGACGTATAAATACATGTCTGAGATGATGGGTGCAGTAGAAGATAATCCAGATATCGCGGCTAACAAGCTACCCTCTGAGTGGAATAAGGTATGTCATAAGGCGGGTGATGTATTGGAGGTCATGAAGAAACAATACCATCTCTTTCAACATGATATGCAGTGGAAACGCCAAATATACGATAGTCGGCATTTGGTAGCAGATCAATTATCCGGAGTGTCACAAGTCATGGAGGATCTAGCGCGAGAAATTAAGCGAGAGGGACAAGCGATGTACCAGCAGGAGGAACAGATCAGGGAAGCTTTGGAGAAAATGGGCTTGTCCATCCAGGCGATTGATATTATCAGTCTTGACTCTGGAAAGGTAGAGATCGAGATTGTTCATGCATATACACGAGGATATGACGAATGCCGCAAGATTATTGCGCCACTTCTCTCAGACATTCTAGGTGAGCACATTGCAGTGTCGCAAGAAATACCCGGTAACACACGTGATGGGCTAGTGACAGTAGTATTTGGTTCTGCCAAAACATTCGAGATTACGACCGGTGTTGCAGGCGCAGCCAAAGGAGGGGATATATTCTCAGGGGATAGCTTTAGCACAGTGGAGTTAGGGAATGGAACGTTTGCAGTTGCTTTAAGTGATGGCATGGGCAATGGTGAACGAGCGCGACAGGAGAGTAGTACGGCCTTAGATATATTGGAGCAGTTACTTCAATCGGGTATGGATGAGAAATTAGCGATTAAATCAGTGAATTCTATTCTTTTATTACGTTCACCTGATGAAATTTATGCGACTATAGATGTGGCTTTGATTGATCAGTATACAGCGGAGACCACATTTATGAAGATTGGATCAACACCTAGTTTTATAAAAAGGGGTAATGAGGTTATTGTTGTCTCTGCGAGTAATCTTCCTGTCGGCATTATTCAAGATATAGAAGTTGATCTAGTTACGCTCCAGCTACAAGCTAGCGATATCGTCATCATGATGACGGATGGTTTATATGATGCGCCTGGTTATGCGGTTAATAAGGAATTGTGGATGAAACGAATTATTCAGGAAATTGAGAGTGATGATCCTCAGTTTATTGCAGATTGCTTGCTTGAAAAAGTGATACGGTATCAGCAGAATCAAATACAAGATGATATGACTGTCGTTGTAGGAAAGGTGGAACGATTCCATCCAGCTTGGGCTACGCTGCACGTTCCGGGTCTTGAGCGAATGGAGCGCCCTCGTACAGTTAGCTAG
- the yabQ gene encoding spore cortex biosynthesis protein YabQ codes for MNPYVQWVTLFWMLFSGAAMGLAYDSYRVLSGQFHFPKWCLHILDLLYWCGTAVFVFRMLYISNQGELRFYAFVGLFLGVWLYFLILSVTTQRFVVMLIKIVQYVLYLLKRLFMIFIWIPLRTMYRILIRLLSAAGALLMLIAGIILRCLLPFWKLLKWMLMPITSRIKMPQWPQKLVNSCIELWKRRL; via the coding sequence AGTGGGTAACGCTGTTCTGGATGTTATTCTCGGGGGCAGCAATGGGACTAGCCTATGATAGCTACCGGGTGTTGTCAGGGCAGTTTCATTTTCCTAAATGGTGTCTTCATATCTTAGATTTGCTTTATTGGTGTGGGACCGCGGTATTTGTATTTAGAATGCTCTACATTAGTAATCAGGGTGAATTACGTTTTTATGCATTTGTAGGATTATTTTTAGGTGTATGGTTATATTTTTTAATCTTAAGTGTTACAACTCAACGTTTTGTGGTAATGTTAATAAAGATAGTTCAGTATGTGTTATATTTGCTGAAGCGTTTATTTATGATTTTTATATGGATACCGCTCAGAACGATGTACCGTATACTTATTAGGCTACTGAGTGCTGCAGGAGCATTGTTGATGTTGATTGCGGGTATCATACTACGATGTTTGTTACCTTTCTGGAAGCTATTGAAGTGGATGCTCATGCCAATAACATCAAGGATTAAGATGCCTCAATGGCCACAGAAACTAGTGAACTCATGTATTGAATTATGGAAACGCCGGTTGTAA
- a CDS encoding S1 domain-containing RNA-binding protein: MAIEVGTKLEGKVTGITHFGAFVDLSGGVTGLVHISEIADNYVKDVNDHLKINDVVTVKVINVDKDGKIGLSIKQTVDKPATESRPPRTSRPERSSGGGGERFSGGGGSSSSGGGAGGSYNRERGGRSFKPAVNKATFEDKVSRFLKDSEERISSIKKNTESKRGGRGAKRM; the protein is encoded by the coding sequence ATGGCAATCGAAGTAGGCACCAAGTTAGAAGGAAAAGTGACAGGCATAACGCATTTTGGAGCATTTGTGGATCTGTCAGGAGGTGTCACGGGTCTCGTTCACATCTCAGAAATCGCTGATAATTACGTCAAGGATGTCAACGATCACCTGAAGATCAATGATGTTGTGACCGTTAAGGTCATCAATGTTGACAAGGACGGTAAGATCGGACTTTCCATCAAACAAACTGTTGATAAACCCGCAACAGAATCCCGGCCTCCAAGAACTTCAAGACCGGAACGTAGTAGCGGTGGCGGAGGAGAACGGTTTAGTGGCGGCGGAGGCAGCAGTAGTAGTGGTGGCGGTGCCGGCGGCAGTTATAATCGTGAACGGGGTGGGCGTTCGTTTAAGCCTGCTGTCAACAAGGCAACATTCGAGGATAAAGTGTCACGTTTCCTAAAAGATAGTGAAGAGCGGATATCATCGATTAAGAAAAATACGGAATCCAAACGCGGAGGCCGTGGCGCAAAGCGCATGTAA
- a CDS encoding FtsB family cell division protein, with translation MAKYAVQAQTKQQSTKYAGARRRLIIWMTFMVFFMGWAGYTLLDQSSQIADKSDQLSEKQAKSAEVEKSLADLQYEVNRLQDPEYIGQLARKEFGLYKPEETPIRPDISSP, from the coding sequence ATGGCAAAATACGCAGTACAAGCGCAAACGAAGCAACAATCAACTAAATATGCAGGTGCGCGTAGACGGCTGATTATATGGATGACCTTTATGGTGTTTTTTATGGGCTGGGCGGGTTATACACTGCTGGATCAAAGCTCACAAATCGCTGACAAGAGCGACCAATTAAGTGAGAAACAAGCAAAGAGTGCAGAAGTAGAGAAGTCTCTCGCTGATCTGCAATATGAAGTTAATCGTTTACAGGATCCTGAATATATCGGGCAACTGGCACGTAAGGAGTTTGGTTTATATAAACCGGAAGAAACCCCGATTCGGCCGGATATTTCAAGCCCGTAA
- the tilS gene encoding tRNA lysidine(34) synthetase TilS, which yields MRMNLLVEHVLRTAQEKDLWSAHDTIIVAVSGGPDSVALLHVMHEVSQHHTPLNLVCAHVHHGFRAESDEESELVRAAAKELNIPFEMESLDIPAYMKQSGKGPEEAARDKRYEFLFKKAEAYGAKSIAVGHHADDQAETVLLHLLRGSGPSGLSGMKFKRSLKNVELIRPLLRIYKTDLVEVCKNGGYAYAIDNSNLQTEYRRNAIRLNVLPYLGQYNGQITQSLNQLSSIVAGEDDYVELAAEEAYRELVQQKDGRFTVAVPSFLGLHVALQRRLIKLILNYMSVNSEITDFSKVESIRQGFVQIHATTWSRDLGGGITCIREYDVVTFMPQPLEKRLSYTYRLDTVVQELRVNEIGKVLRMISRPRGDSAILKEEIQGHEALFDADQLVFPLTLRSRQDGDTMKVMGLGGSKKVKDLLIDEKIPPSMRQCIPMIVDGCNNMLWIPGIRRSIHAAIGSQTTSVLHMSLEEIVVEQSP from the coding sequence ATGAGAATGAACCTCTTGGTGGAGCATGTGCTCCGCACTGCGCAAGAAAAAGACCTATGGTCTGCTCACGATACGATTATAGTCGCAGTGTCCGGAGGGCCGGATTCTGTGGCTCTTTTGCATGTTATGCATGAAGTGTCTCAACATCATACCCCGTTAAATCTAGTGTGCGCGCATGTTCATCACGGATTTCGAGCTGAATCTGATGAGGAATCAGAACTGGTGCGTGCGGCAGCGAAGGAGCTTAATATTCCTTTTGAAATGGAATCGTTGGATATACCAGCTTATATGAAGCAAAGTGGTAAAGGGCCGGAGGAAGCAGCACGGGACAAACGGTATGAATTTCTATTCAAAAAAGCCGAAGCTTATGGTGCGAAGTCGATCGCTGTGGGACATCATGCAGACGATCAGGCAGAGACAGTGCTGCTTCATTTATTAAGAGGAAGTGGTCCTTCCGGACTTTCAGGTATGAAGTTTAAAAGAAGCTTAAAAAATGTGGAACTTATACGACCGCTATTACGTATATACAAAACGGACTTGGTAGAAGTCTGTAAAAACGGTGGATATGCATATGCTATTGATAACAGTAATTTGCAAACCGAATATAGAAGAAATGCAATTCGTCTGAATGTACTGCCTTATTTGGGGCAATATAATGGACAGATTACACAATCCTTAAATCAATTATCCAGTATAGTGGCTGGGGAAGATGATTATGTAGAGCTTGCTGCTGAGGAAGCATACCGTGAATTGGTTCAGCAGAAAGATGGAAGGTTCACCGTTGCGGTGCCTTCCTTTTTGGGCTTACATGTCGCTTTACAACGGAGGTTGATTAAACTAATATTAAACTACATGTCAGTAAACTCTGAGATTACTGACTTTAGCAAGGTCGAGTCCATTCGCCAAGGGTTTGTTCAGATCCATGCTACAACATGGAGCCGTGATTTAGGGGGGGGCATAACCTGTATACGCGAATATGATGTCGTGACATTTATGCCTCAGCCACTTGAGAAGAGGTTGAGCTATACATATCGCCTTGACACTGTGGTTCAGGAACTAAGAGTGAACGAAATTGGGAAGGTCCTTAGAATGATTTCCCGTCCTAGGGGTGATAGTGCTATCCTTAAGGAAGAAATACAAGGACACGAAGCACTATTCGATGCAGATCAATTGGTATTTCCTTTGACATTGCGTTCAAGACAGGATGGAGATACCATGAAAGTTATGGGTCTCGGTGGAAGTAAGAAGGTAAAAGACCTTCTTATCGATGAGAAGATCCCGCCTTCTATGCGCCAATGTATCCCTATGATTGTGGATGGTTGCAACAACATGCTATGGATTCCGGGAATACGGCGTTCTATTCATGCAGCAATCGGATCACAGACTACTTCCGTTCTTCATATGTCTTTAGAAGAAATAGTTGTAGAGCAGTCACCCTAG
- a CDS encoding serine/threonine protein kinase, protein MNTSSNRECLPGTVITGKWRSSRFIIKRILGSGANGTVYLVHKVGHRELYALKMGYDTLDLQSEINVLTSVQSQRKQQDEQEGRIHRPYLLEVDDYSVPSGEIPFYVMRYVKGSPLHRFIKHRGREWLGLVGLRLLEKLRDLHRSGFIFGDLKPENVMVTDYGEVELIDYGGVSSVGRSVKQFTEWYDRGYWNAGSRISDEGYDLFSFAVLCIHILHANGLNGVNASHLPQTRNASDLLALVSRSKELKPYASWLTKAIRGEFTGSHQAFRLWKEQVYKPVNLHKNHSKTTRQLKNAFAISFLILCGAIFLAFRL, encoded by the coding sequence GTGAATACGTCGTCTAATCGTGAATGCTTGCCTGGAACGGTGATCACGGGGAAATGGCGGAGTAGCCGCTTTATCATCAAGCGTATATTAGGTAGCGGGGCTAACGGCACCGTCTATTTGGTCCATAAGGTAGGTCATCGAGAACTTTATGCCCTGAAGATGGGGTATGACACACTTGATTTGCAGTCTGAGATTAATGTGCTTACTTCTGTGCAGTCCCAACGTAAACAGCAGGATGAGCAGGAGGGGAGAATTCATCGCCCCTATTTGCTAGAAGTAGACGATTATTCAGTACCGAGTGGCGAAATCCCTTTCTATGTCATGCGTTATGTGAAGGGAAGTCCACTTCATCGATTTATTAAGCATCGGGGAAGAGAATGGCTAGGGCTAGTAGGTCTCAGACTACTAGAGAAGCTTCGTGATCTTCACCGTTCAGGATTTATATTTGGAGATTTGAAGCCAGAGAATGTGATGGTAACGGATTATGGAGAAGTCGAGCTTATTGACTACGGAGGCGTAAGCTCGGTTGGCCGTAGTGTGAAGCAGTTCACAGAGTGGTATGACCGCGGATATTGGAATGCGGGAAGTCGAATCAGTGACGAAGGCTATGATTTGTTTTCCTTTGCGGTACTTTGTATTCATATTCTTCATGCCAATGGTCTGAATGGAGTCAATGCATCCCATCTCCCTCAGACTCGGAACGCTTCCGACCTGCTGGCGTTAGTGAGTCGAAGCAAGGAATTGAAGCCTTATGCAAGTTGGTTAACCAAAGCTATTCGTGGTGAGTTTACAGGATCACACCAAGCATTTAGATTGTGGAAGGAACAGGTCTATAAACCCGTTAATCTTCACAAGAATCATAGTAAGACAACACGCCAGCTTAAGAATGCCTTTGCCATATCTTTTTTGATTTTGTGTGGGGCTATCTTTTTGGCATTTCGATTGTGA
- a CDS encoding vWA domain-containing protein, which yields MKQILLITDGCSNIGMSPILAAAHALQEGITVNVAGVVDYGTIGEIGSLEIAEIAKSGGGISRIVGTRKLAQTMQMMTRKTVVQTIQQAVSKELKHILGEGSLEDLSPQRRAQVVEVVDELTETTPLQVALLIDASGSMKPKLSAVEEAIRDLMLSLQAREGQSELAVFHYPGRHGSEDTVMNVGWTSDIGSLKSLFGRIQMKGATPTGPAIMKVIDFFHYGTLEAHQAWRGNSDEGEEKLGEYVV from the coding sequence ATGAAACAGATATTACTGATTACCGACGGATGTTCTAATATAGGAATGAGTCCTATTCTTGCTGCGGCACATGCACTGCAAGAAGGGATTACTGTGAATGTAGCGGGTGTAGTAGACTATGGAACAATTGGAGAGATTGGTAGTTTGGAAATTGCTGAGATAGCCAAGTCGGGAGGCGGTATTAGCCGCATTGTTGGAACTAGGAAACTAGCACAGACCATGCAAATGATGACTCGCAAAACCGTGGTCCAAACGATACAGCAAGCAGTTAGTAAAGAGTTGAAACATATTTTGGGAGAGGGTTCCTTGGAAGATTTGTCACCTCAGCGCCGTGCTCAGGTCGTCGAAGTGGTAGATGAGCTTACCGAGACAACCCCATTACAAGTAGCACTGCTCATTGATGCAAGTGGTAGTATGAAGCCGAAGTTGTCAGCTGTAGAGGAAGCCATTCGAGATCTGATGCTTAGCCTACAAGCAAGGGAGGGTCAGAGCGAGTTAGCTGTATTTCATTACCCGGGACGTCATGGAAGTGAAGATACGGTGATGAATGTAGGTTGGACTTCAGATATAGGTAGTTTGAAATCTCTGTTCGGGCGAATCCAAATGAAAGGGGCGACACCCACTGGACCCGCGATCATGAAGGTGATTGATTTCTTTCATTATGGTACACTAGAAGCACATCAAGCATGGCGGGGGAATTCCGATGAAGGAGAAGAAAAACTCGGTGAATACGTCGTCTAA
- the hpt gene encoding hypoxanthine phosphoribosyltransferase, which yields MQNDIQEVLISEEEIRKRVQELGAILSTEYEGRNPLVICVLKGAFIFMSDLVKSMTVPMELDFMAVSSYGASTKSSGVVKIIKDLDVSVEGRDVLIVEDIIDSGLTLSYLIELLQNRKAKSTCVVTLFDKPSGRTVDLEADFTGFVLPDAFVVGYGLDYAEHYRNLPYIGILKPEIYSN from the coding sequence TTGCAGAATGATATTCAAGAAGTACTCATCAGTGAAGAAGAAATTCGTAAGAGAGTCCAAGAACTCGGAGCTATTTTAAGTACTGAGTACGAAGGGCGCAACCCTTTGGTCATTTGTGTTTTGAAGGGCGCGTTTATATTCATGTCAGATTTGGTTAAAAGTATGACAGTACCTATGGAGCTTGATTTCATGGCGGTATCTAGTTATGGTGCATCCACTAAATCTTCAGGTGTTGTCAAAATCATTAAAGATCTGGATGTTTCTGTAGAGGGTCGAGATGTATTAATTGTTGAAGATATTATTGATAGTGGACTTACACTTAGCTACTTAATTGAGCTATTACAGAATCGTAAGGCTAAATCTACATGCGTCGTTACCTTATTCGATAAACCATCAGGTCGCACCGTAGATTTGGAAGCTGATTTCACAGGGTTCGTACTTCCTGATGCTTTCGTTGTTGGTTATGGTCTTGATTATGCAGAGCATTATCGAAATCTACCCTACATTGGGATTTTGAAGCCAGAAATATACAGCAACTAA